From one Anopheles cruzii chromosome 3, idAnoCruzAS_RS32_06, whole genome shotgun sequence genomic stretch:
- the LOC128274981 gene encoding protein decapentaplegic, producing the protein MVTNIGGSGSGSSGGSDSRSEINNQRHRPRFPTTNMHAWLYVLAVLAISRGVAPVAGTDDDGGGSSGGALSRSLAASIPEQQQSEVRQPPSVNVQSELRPPSADEDDLSEYEEFVAGGRVVTEVPEIARGESPAEATNDIGRGDEDDAGHSSDSSSKPDPKTLVEVEKTLLSLLGFPNRPKIDRSKVVIPEAMKQLYAQIMGHELVDSVSIPREGLNTHNANTVRSFTHEESHVDERFRHHHRFRLLFNLSSIPRHEKLRGAEVTLTRAAIGGDRRRGRSPARYQVLVYDILRPGVRGRREPKFLLIDSKTLAVNESGTVSFDVLPAVQRWLGQPRQNHGLFVQVTRWTAAPTAPGHSRRRRSLQPVAPVHEHVRLRRAVDEPYGSWSQKQPLLLTYTDDGRHKQRPIRDAISSANRARRASAKRSNRRKNELCQRKPLYVDFRDVGWNDWIVAPPGYDAYFCQGDCRFPIADHLNTTNHAIVQTLVNSYNIEQAPKACCVPTHLSSISMLYLDEQNKVVLKQYQDMTVVGCGCR; encoded by the exons ATTCCCAACAACGAACATGCACGCGTGGCTCTATGTCCTCGCGGTGCTGGCGATATCACGGGGTGTAGCGCCGGTCGccggcaccgacgacgacggcggaggcagcagcggtggcgcCTTGTCGCGCTCCCTGGCAGCCAGCATCCCGGAACAGCAGCAAAGTGAAGTGCGGCAACCGCCGAGTGTGAACGTTCAAAGTGAGCTCCGTCCTCCGTCcgcggacgaggacgaccTGAGCGAGTACGAAGAGTTTGTGGCCGGCGGGCGCGTAGTGACGGAAGTGCCGGAAATCGCCCGCGGAGAATCGCCGGCGGAGGCGACGAATGACATTGGCCGTGGTGATGAGGACGATGCCGGCCACAGTAGTGATAGTTCCAGCAAGCCTGATCCTAAAACACTAGTCGAGGTAGAGAAGACTCTCCTGAGCCTGTTGGGCTTTCCTAATCGACCAAAAATCGATAGATCTAAGGTGGTGATACCGGAGGCGATGAAGCAGCTGTACGCCCAGATTATGGGCCACGAGCTGGTGGACTCGGTCAGCATACCGCGCGAGGGACTCAACACGCACAACGCCAACACGGTGCGGAGCTTCACACACGAAG AAAGCCACGTTGACGAGCGGTTCCGGCACCACCATCGCTTCCGGTTACTGTTCAACCTGTCCAGCATACCGCGGCACGAGAAACTGCGCGGTGCGGAAGTAACGCTGACGCGGGCCGCCATCGGAGGagaccggcggcgggggcgCTCACCCGCCCGCTACCAGGTCCTGGTGTACGACATCCTGCGGCCGGGCGTACGGGGCCGCCGTGAGCCGAAGTTCCTGCTGATCGACTCGAAGACGCTCGCCGTCAACGAGTCCGGCACGGTCAGCTTCGACGTGCTGCCGGCGGTCCAGCGGTGGCTGGGGCAGCCACGCCAGAACCACGGCCTGTTCGTGCAGGTCACCCGCTGGACAGCGGCACCGACGGCCCCGGGTCatagccggcggcggcgtagcCTTCAGCCGGTCGCGCCGGTCCACGAGCACGTGCGGCTCCGGAGGGCTGTGGATGAACCGTACGGAAGCTGGTCCCAGAAGCAACCGCTGCTCCTGACGTACACCGACGATGGGCGGCACAAGCAGCGGCCGATCCGGGACGCGATCAGCAGCGCCAACCGGGCTCGGCGGGCGTCGGCCAAGCGCAGCAATCGGCGGAAAAACGAGCTCTGCCAGCGGAAGCCGCTGTACGTGGACTTCCGGGACGTCGGGTGGAACGACTGGATCGTGGCGCCGCCCGGGTACGACGCGTACTTCTGCCAGGGCGACTGCCGGTTCCCGATCGCGGACCACCtcaacaccaccaaccacgCGATCGTGCAGACGCTCGTCAACTCGTACAACATCGAGCAGGCGCCGAAGGCGTGCTGCGTGCCGACGCACCTGTCCTCCATCTCGATGCTGTACCTGGACGAGCAGAACAAGGTGGTGCTGAAGCAGTACCAGGACATGACCGTCgtcggctgcggctgccgatga